In Desulfobotulus mexicanus, one DNA window encodes the following:
- a CDS encoding methyl-accepting chemotaxis protein: MKKLPAIIEVDSEKCVNCHACVYVCPVYYCNDASGDHVACIQDLCIGCGQCLTACTHDARHGIDDFKPFMEALSRREKTVAIVAPGVASNFPEQYLNLNGWLKSLGVQAFFDVSFGAELTIRSYLEHIEAKSPKAVIAQPCPAIVSFIEIYHPELLPYLAPAHSPMLHTIKMVQEFYPEYRGAKFAVISPCWAKKREFHATGLGDYNVTFSSIADYLQKNRISLASFPALEYDNPPAERAVLFSTPGGLLRTAERWKPGIASAARKIEGPHVVYHYLEGLAPMIASGKAPLLIDCLNCDTGCNGGTATLGKSMHPDEIESLVEARSRKMKEQYKKQGFRADDRTRKNLETLLNRYWKKGLYDRKYEDRSKSHSFEFNIPDAKLKDAYASMGKHSTKDMYNCNSCGYKSCHAMAVALQNGLNRPENCHYHLKAELEKRAKEIAITMVKDTGQVAGIMDRASENLSSVAGATEEMSATITEIARSSEKARGTAHDAENQVASISKMMQQLGTASQEIGKFTETITDISAQINLLALNATIEAARAGEAGKGFAVVADEIKGLARQTATATEDIKERISSVQTSSGHAINDMEKIAGIVHIINETVLGIASAIEEQAAVTGDVAANLGNVSEGIKEADEKINETKDLAKNMAREVAGMEEDELEMLLRSS; this comes from the coding sequence ATGAAAAAACTGCCTGCTATCATTGAGGTTGACAGTGAAAAATGCGTGAACTGTCATGCCTGCGTTTATGTCTGTCCCGTATATTACTGCAATGATGCCAGCGGCGACCATGTGGCATGCATTCAGGATCTGTGCATCGGATGCGGGCAGTGCCTTACTGCCTGCACCCACGATGCCCGCCATGGAATCGATGATTTTAAGCCTTTTATGGAGGCCCTTTCCCGCAGAGAAAAGACCGTTGCCATTGTAGCCCCCGGTGTGGCCTCCAATTTTCCTGAGCAATATCTGAACCTCAACGGATGGCTTAAATCCCTCGGTGTTCAGGCCTTTTTCGATGTCAGCTTCGGGGCGGAACTCACCATACGCAGCTACCTTGAACATATTGAAGCTAAAAGCCCAAAGGCCGTCATTGCCCAGCCCTGCCCTGCCATTGTTTCCTTCATTGAAATATACCATCCGGAACTGCTGCCTTATCTCGCTCCGGCCCACAGCCCCATGCTGCATACCATAAAAATGGTGCAGGAATTCTATCCCGAATACAGAGGCGCAAAATTTGCTGTCATTTCTCCCTGTTGGGCAAAAAAACGGGAATTCCATGCAACGGGTCTTGGGGATTACAATGTTACCTTCTCCTCCATTGCGGATTATCTCCAGAAGAACAGAATTTCCCTTGCCTCCTTTCCTGCCCTGGAATACGACAATCCGCCCGCAGAGCGGGCCGTCCTCTTTTCCACACCCGGCGGCCTTCTCCGAACGGCTGAACGCTGGAAACCGGGCATTGCTTCCGCAGCCCGCAAAATAGAAGGGCCCCATGTTGTCTATCACTACCTTGAAGGCCTTGCTCCCATGATTGCTTCCGGTAAAGCTCCACTGCTCATCGACTGCCTGAACTGCGATACCGGCTGCAATGGAGGGACTGCAACTCTGGGTAAAAGCATGCATCCCGATGAGATTGAATCCCTTGTGGAGGCCCGCAGCCGAAAAATGAAGGAACAGTATAAAAAGCAGGGTTTTCGAGCGGATGACCGGACCAGAAAAAATTTGGAAACCCTTTTGAACCGCTACTGGAAAAAAGGCCTTTATGACAGAAAATATGAAGACAGGAGCAAAAGCCACTCCTTTGAATTCAACATCCCCGATGCAAAACTCAAGGATGCCTACGCCAGCATGGGCAAACACAGCACCAAAGACATGTACAACTGCAACTCCTGCGGTTACAAGTCCTGCCATGCCATGGCCGTTGCCCTTCAAAATGGCCTGAACAGACCGGAAAACTGCCATTATCATCTGAAGGCAGAGCTGGAGAAAAGGGCAAAGGAGATTGCCATAACCATGGTTAAGGACACAGGCCAGGTGGCCGGAATCATGGACCGTGCATCGGAAAACCTTTCATCTGTGGCGGGTGCAACGGAAGAGATGAGTGCCACCATCACTGAAATTGCCAGAAGTTCGGAAAAAGCCCGCGGCACTGCCCATGATGCAGAAAATCAGGTGGCATCCATTTCAAAAATGATGCAACAACTGGGCACGGCATCGCAGGAAATAGGTAAATTCACAGAAACCATTACGGATATCTCAGCCCAGATCAATCTGCTGGCCCTGAACGCCACCATAGAAGCAGCAAGGGCCGGTGAGGCAGGCAAAGGCTTTGCCGTGGTTGCAGATGAAATCAAAGGTCTTGCCAGACAGACAGCCACTGCCACAGAAGATATCAAGGAAAGGATCAGCAGCGTTCAGACATCTTCGGGCCATGCCATTAATGACATGGAAAAAATTGCAGGAATTGTCCATATCATCAATGAAACGGTTCTGGGCATCGCCTCAGCCATTGAAGAACAGGCGGCTGTAACGGGGGATGTGGCAGCCAATCTGGGGAATGTTTCTGAAGGCATAAAAGAGGCCGACGAAAAAATCAATGAAACCAAGGATCTTGCCAAAAACATGGCCAGGGAAGTGGCTGGTATGGAAGAGGATGAGCTGGAAATGCTTCTCCGATCATCATAG
- a CDS encoding ATP-binding protein, translating into MHEKSLDLLRRIALGEDSSLELKVLEFSGNRIAESHRSGVADELAAMANTVKGTMVLGVDGRTRKILGIPFEKLDIAEDWVRSLCNDAITPPLDCVIRKLFLEDDGGEEKAVLCIDVPKSLFVHKSPNGYFRRIGSSKREMPPDALARLFQQRSQARLIRFDEQTVPHTDLQDLSPVLWNRFRTVLSPKEDQEFLEKMKLIAPDEDGGIRATVSGVLMVCDSPEKFMPSAFIQAVCYRGNERTAAAQLDARDIVGPLDVQIREACNFVERNMRVYATKAPNRIEIPQFSMSAVFEAVVNAVAHRDYSIYGSRIRMHLFSDRLEIFSPGTIPNTMTIESLSERQSSRNELLSSLLARCPLNVNAAGSRREFIMDRRGEGVPIIIVESERLSGRKPEYRLIDDAELKLTLFAAKSPHGDVDGLIS; encoded by the coding sequence ATGCATGAAAAGTCCCTTGACCTTCTCAGGCGTATTGCCCTTGGAGAAGATTCGTCACTTGAACTTAAGGTTCTTGAATTCAGCGGGAACAGGATTGCAGAATCCCACAGAAGTGGCGTGGCGGATGAATTGGCGGCCATGGCCAATACGGTAAAGGGAACCATGGTGCTGGGGGTGGATGGCAGAACCAGAAAAATCCTTGGTATCCCCTTTGAAAAGCTGGATATTGCGGAAGACTGGGTGCGTTCCCTGTGTAATGATGCCATCACACCGCCCCTGGACTGCGTGATCCGCAAGCTGTTCCTTGAAGATGATGGGGGAGAAGAGAAGGCCGTTTTGTGCATTGATGTGCCTAAAAGCCTGTTTGTGCATAAAAGTCCCAATGGTTATTTCCGACGTATTGGCAGTTCCAAACGGGAGATGCCACCGGATGCCCTTGCCCGTCTTTTTCAGCAGCGAAGTCAGGCGAGATTGATTCGTTTTGATGAACAGACGGTACCGCATACCGACCTTCAGGATTTAAGCCCTGTACTATGGAATCGTTTCCGCACGGTTCTTTCTCCAAAGGAGGATCAGGAGTTTCTGGAAAAAATGAAGCTGATCGCTCCGGATGAAGACGGAGGTATCCGTGCAACGGTAAGCGGTGTGCTCATGGTTTGTGATTCACCGGAAAAATTTATGCCCAGTGCCTTTATTCAGGCGGTGTGTTACCGGGGAAATGAAAGGACTGCTGCTGCCCAGCTGGATGCCAGGGATATTGTGGGGCCTCTGGATGTTCAGATAAGGGAAGCCTGCAACTTTGTGGAACGGAATATGCGTGTGTATGCCACCAAGGCACCCAACCGTATTGAAATTCCTCAGTTTTCCATGAGTGCAGTCTTTGAGGCCGTTGTGAATGCCGTGGCCCACAGGGATTATTCCATTTACGGTTCCAGAATCCGTATGCACCTTTTTTCAGATCGCCTTGAAATTTTTTCACCGGGAACCATCCCCAATACCATGACCATAGAAAGTCTTTCGGAAAGGCAGTCTTCCCGCAATGAACTGCTTTCTTCCCTGCTGGCACGGTGTCCCCTTAATGTGAATGCAGCAGGCAGTCGGAGGGAATTTATCATGGACAGGCGGGGTGAGGGGGTTCCTATTATTATAGTGGAAAGCGAGCGGCTTTCGGGCAGAAAGCCGGAGTATCGTCTGATTGATGATGCAGAATTGAAACTGACCCTTTTTGCGGCAAAGTCTCCCCATGGGGATGTAGATGGGCTGATTTCATAA
- a CDS encoding CopG family transcriptional regulator: METTTRRTTVYLDEILHKALKLKAFETSRSISDLVNSAIREALAEDAADLAAFENRMDEPLISYDEMVKRLKNDGLMDKDKVI; encoded by the coding sequence ATGGAAACAACGACCAGACGAACCACAGTTTATCTTGATGAAATACTTCATAAAGCTCTTAAGTTGAAAGCTTTTGAAACATCCCGTTCCATATCGGACCTTGTTAATTCGGCCATCAGAGAAGCCCTTGCCGAAGATGCCGCAGATCTTGCCGCATTCGAAAACCGGATGGATGAGCCTTTGATCAGCTATGATGAAATGGTAAAAAGGCTAAAAAATGATGGCCTGATGGATAAGGACAAAGTTATCTGA